The Triticum aestivum cultivar Chinese Spring chromosome 7B, IWGSC CS RefSeq v2.1, whole genome shotgun sequence genome window below encodes:
- the LOC123162547 gene encoding uncharacterized protein — protein sequence MRDQANGSSSASSCRGRRGPAGFGLALARLVRRMRRRSKMLLCTAAPTGASSRCRQYDPLSYARNFDRDGFGSALDDDVAGGGHLCHHYTFASRFVLSSSDARQPH from the coding sequence ATGAGGGATCAGGCCAACggctcgtcgtcggcgtcgtcgtgCCGCGGCCGGAGGGGCCCGGCCGGGTTCGGGCTGGCGCTGGCTCGGCTGGTGCGGAGGATGCGGAGGCGGAGCAAGATGCTGCTGTGCACGGCGGCTCCCACGGGCGCGTCTTCCCGGTGCCGCCAGTACGACCCGCTGAGCTACGCGCGCAACTTCGACCGCGACGGCTTCGGCTCCGCGCTGGACGacgacgtcgccggcggcggcCACCTCTGCCACCACTACACCTTCGCCTCGCGCTTCGTGCTCTCCTCCTCCGACGCCCGCCAGCCGCACTAG